The Equus asinus isolate D_3611 breed Donkey chromosome 4, EquAss-T2T_v2, whole genome shotgun sequence genome has a segment encoding these proteins:
- the CHADL gene encoding LOW QUALITY PROTEIN: chondroadherin-like protein (The sequence of the model RefSeq protein was modified relative to this genomic sequence to represent the inferred CDS: inserted 1 base in 1 codon): MKGSRSQGLSLVLLLPLLLLLGPTWQATGQRCPWTCVCDNSRRHVACRHQNLTEVPNAIPELTQRLDLQGNMLKVIPPAAFQDLPYLTHLDLRHCQVELVAEGAFRGLGRLLLLNLASNRLTALPQEALDGLGSLRRLDLEGNMLEELRPGTFGALGALATLNLARNALVYLPAMAFQGLLRTRWLQLSHNALSVLAPEALAGLPALRRLSLHHNELQALPGLALSQAQGLVHLELGHNPFTYMGEEDGLALPSLRELMLDHGALQALDPRAFAHCPHLHTLDLRGNQLDTLLPLQVPGQLRRLWLQGNPLWCGCQARPLLQWLARARVRSDGTCRGPKRLRGEALDALRPSDLRCPGDGAEEEEEDLAAVRPLGPPSAPKEEDGAAKPCPRVCVCASESRHSGCEGRGLQAVPRGFPNDTQLLDLRQNHFSLVPRAAFPGLGLLVSLHLQHCGIVELEAGALAGLGSLMYLYLSDNQLSGLSAAALEGAPRLGYLYLERNRFLQVPGAALRALPGLFSLHLQDNAVDRLAPGDLAGVQALRWLYLSGNRITQVSPGALGPARELEKLHLDRNQLREVPTEALEGLPALLELQLSGNLLRTLSHEAFRPVGLSLQHLFLNSSGLEQISPGAFSGLGPQLQSLYLQKNQLQALPALPGLSQLELIDLSGNPFRCDCQLLPLHRWLTGLNLRVGATCAAPPRARGQRVKAAAAVFEACPGWAARKAKRTPSARRITPXKGRQLGADKVGKERGRL; this comes from the exons ATGAAGGGGTCCAG GTCCCAGGGCCTCTCCTTGGTGCTGCTGcttcctctgctgctgctgctgggcccaaCCTGGCAGGCCACTGGCCAGCGCTGCCCATGGACCTGCGTGTGTGACAACTCCAGGCGGCATGTTGCCTGCCGGCACCAGAACCTCACCGAGGTGCCGAACGCCATCCCCGAG CTGACCCAGCGGCTGGACCTCCAGGGCAACATGCTGAAGGTGATCCCTCCAGCTGCCTTCCAGGACCTGCCTTATCTGACACATCTGGACCTGCGGCACTGCCAGGTGGAGCTGGTGGCTGAGGGTGCCTTCCGTGGCCTGGGCCGCCTGCTTCTTCTCAACCTGGCTTCCAATCGCCTGACTGCACTGCCCCAGGAGGCGCTGGATGGGCTGGGCTCGCTGCGGCGGCTGGACCTGGAGGGGAACATGCTGGAGGAGCTGCGGCCAGGGACGTTCGGGGCACTGGGTGCACTGGCCACACTGAACCTGGCACGCAACGCCCTTGTCTACCTGCCTGCCATGGCCTTCCAGGGGCTGCTGCGCACCCGCTGGCTGCAGCTGTCCCACAACGCGCTCAGCGTGCTGGCCCCTGAGGCCCTGGCTGGCCTGCCCGCCCTGCGCCGGCTCAGCCTGCACCACAACGAGCTGCAGGCCCTGCCCGGGCTGGCCTTGTCTCAGGCCCAAGGCCTGGTCCATCTTGAGCTGGGCCACAATCCATTCACCTACATGGGGGAGGAGGACGGGCTGGCACTGCCCAGCCTGCGGGAGCTGATGCTGGACCACGGGGCCCTGCAGGCTCTggaccccagggcctttgcccaCTGCCCACATCTGCACACTCTGGACCTCCGTGGGAACCAGCTGGACACCCTGCTGCCACTTCAGGTTCCGGGGCAGCTGCGCCGGCTGTGGCTGCAGGGGAACCCGCTGTGGTGTGGATGCCAGGCCCGGCCACTGCTCCAGTGGTTGGCACGGGCACGCGTGCGCTCGGATGGTACGTGCAGGGGTCCCAAGCGCTTGCGAGGTGAGGCCCTGGATGCCCTGCGGCCCTCGGACCTGCGCTGTCCTGGAGAtggagcagaggaagaggaagaggacctGGCTGCTGTGCGGCCCCTCGGCCCTCCCAGTGCCCCCAAGGAGGAGGATGGGGCGGCCAAGCCCTGCCCGCGCGTCTGCGTGTGCGCCTCTGAGTCCCGGCACAGCGGCTGTGAGGGCCGAGGCCTGCAGGCTGTACCCCGCGGCTTCCCCAACGACACCCAGCTCCTGGACCTGAGGCAGAACCACTTCTCTTTGGTGCCCCGCGCGGCCTTCCCAGGCCTGGGCCTCCTGGTGTCGCTGCACCTGCAGCACTGCGGTATCGTGGAGCTGGAGGCGGGCGCCCTGGCAGGGCTGGGCAGCCTGATGTACCTCTACCTCTCTGACAACCAGCTGTCAGGTCTCAGCGCTGCCGCCCTCGAAGGGGCCCCTCGCCTGGGCTACCTGTATCTCGAGCGCAACCGCTTCCTGCAGGTGCCAGGGGCCGCCCTGCGTGCCCTGCCCGGCCTCTTCTCCCTGCACCTGCAGGACAATGCTGTGGATCGCCTGGCCCCTGGGGACCTGGCAGGTGTGCAGGCCTTGCGCTGGCTCTATCTGAGTGGGAACCGCATCACCCAAGTgtcccctggggccctgggcccaGCTCGGGAGCTGGAGAAGCTGCACCTTGACAGGAACCAGCTGCGAGAGGTGCCCACTGAGGCCCTGGAGGGgctgcctgccctcctggagctgcaGCTCTCGGGGAACCTGCTCAGGACCCTGAGCCATGAGGCCTTTCGGCCCGTGGGCCTGTCCCTGCAGCACCTCTTCCTGAACAGCAGTGGCCTGGAGcag ATTTCTCCCGGGGCCTTCTCGGGCCTGGGACCCCAGCTCCAGAGCCTATACTTGCAGAAGAACCAGCTGCAGGCTCTGCCGGCCCTGCCCGGTCTCAGCCAGCTGGAGCTCATCGACCTCAGTGGCAATCCCTTCCGCTGCGACTGCCAGCTGCTCCCACTTCACAG gTGGCTCACTGGGCTGAACCTGCGCGTGGGGGCCACCTGTGCCGCGCCCCCCAGGGCCCGTGGCCAGAGGGTGAAGGCTGCAGCTGCTGTCTTTGAAGCCTGCCCGGGCTGGGCTGCCAGGAAGGCCAAGCGGACCCCCAGTGCCAGGAGAATAACTC TGAAGGGAAGACAGCTGGGAGCAGACAAG gtggggaaggagagaggccgCCTCTGA